A region of Pseudomonas putida DNA encodes the following proteins:
- a CDS encoding adenosylmethionine--8-amino-7-oxononanoate transaminase, with the protein MGLNDQWMQRDLKVLWHPCTQMKDHEQLPLIPIKRGEGVWLEDFEGKRYLDAVSSWWVNVFGHANPRINQRIKDQVDQLEHVILAGFSHQPVIELSERLVAMTPARLDRVFYADNGSSCIEVALKMSFHYWLNIGKPSKKRFVTLTNSYHGETIAAMSVGDVPLFTETYKALLLDTIKVPSPDCYLRPEGMGWEEHSRNMFQAMEQTLAEHHETIAAVIIEPLIQGAGGMRMYHPVYLQLLREACDRYGVHLIHDEIAVGFGRTGTMFACEQAGIRPDFLCLSKALTGGYLPLAACLTTDTVYQAFYDDYPTLRAFLHSHSYTGNPLACAAALATLDIFEQDNVIEANKALSARMASATAHLADHAHVAEIRQTGMALAIEMVQDKAGKVAYPWQERRGLKVFEHALTRGALLRPLGSVVYFLPPYVITPEQIDFLAEVATEGIDIATRESISVAVPANFHPDFRDPG; encoded by the coding sequence ATGGGCCTCAACGATCAGTGGATGCAACGTGACCTCAAGGTCCTGTGGCACCCCTGCACCCAGATGAAAGACCACGAGCAGTTGCCGCTGATCCCGATCAAGCGCGGTGAAGGCGTGTGGCTGGAAGACTTCGAAGGCAAACGCTACCTGGACGCCGTGAGCAGTTGGTGGGTAAACGTGTTTGGCCACGCCAACCCGCGCATCAACCAGCGCATCAAGGACCAGGTCGACCAGTTGGAACACGTGATCCTGGCCGGCTTCAGCCACCAACCGGTGATCGAGCTGTCCGAACGCCTGGTGGCCATGACCCCGGCCAGGCTGGACCGGGTGTTCTACGCTGACAATGGCTCTTCGTGCATCGAAGTTGCGCTGAAGATGAGCTTCCACTACTGGCTGAACATCGGCAAACCGTCAAAAAAACGCTTCGTCACGCTGACCAACAGCTACCACGGCGAAACCATTGCCGCGATGTCGGTAGGGGACGTGCCGCTGTTCACCGAAACCTACAAGGCGCTACTGCTCGATACCATCAAGGTGCCGAGCCCGGACTGTTACCTGCGCCCCGAAGGCATGGGCTGGGAAGAACATTCGCGCAACATGTTCCAGGCCATGGAGCAGACCCTGGCCGAGCATCACGAAACCATCGCTGCGGTGATCATTGAGCCATTGATCCAGGGTGCCGGCGGCATGCGCATGTACCACCCGGTCTACCTCCAGCTGCTGCGCGAGGCCTGCGACCGCTATGGCGTGCACCTGATCCACGATGAAATCGCCGTAGGCTTCGGCCGCACCGGCACAATGTTCGCCTGTGAGCAGGCCGGCATCCGCCCGGACTTCCTCTGCCTGTCCAAGGCGCTGACCGGCGGTTACCTGCCGCTGGCCGCCTGCCTGACCACCGACACGGTGTACCAGGCGTTCTACGACGACTACCCGACCCTGCGCGCGTTCCTCCACTCGCACAGCTACACCGGCAACCCGCTGGCCTGTGCGGCGGCCCTGGCGACCCTCGACATCTTCGAGCAAGACAACGTGATCGAGGCCAACAAGGCGTTATCTGCGCGCATGGCCAGCGCCACCGCGCACCTGGCCGACCATGCCCATGTCGCAGAAATCCGCCAGACCGGCATGGCCCTGGCGATCGAGATGGTCCAGGACAAAGCCGGCAAGGTTGCCTACCCGTGGCAAGAGCGCCGTGGCCTGAAAGTGTTCGAGCACGCCCTGACCCGCGGCGCCCTGCTGCGCCCGCTGGGCAGTGTGGTGTACTTCCTGCCGCCCTACGTGATTACCCCGGAACAGATCGACTTCCTCGCCGAAGTGGCCACGGAAGGCATTGATATCGCGACTCGAGAAAGCATCAGCGTCGCCGTGCCGGCCAATTTCCACCCCGATTTCCGCGACCCGGGCTGA
- a CDS encoding chemotaxis protein CheW: MLELIAGQRSSLTGLLLPMGDRTLVLPNVAVAELIGQRNLVCQPGEPAWHLGWIDWRKQHLPLIGFEAACGGETPCGERARIVVLNALGDTGLRYLAVLLQDIPRSCKLDSQLNYVDVALGSLELAAVQVGEQVARVPDLVALERLVRDADLQPDSG, translated from the coding sequence ATGCTTGAACTGATCGCAGGCCAACGCAGCAGCCTGACTGGCTTGCTACTGCCGATGGGTGACCGCACCCTGGTGCTGCCCAATGTCGCCGTGGCTGAGCTTATTGGCCAGCGCAACCTGGTGTGTCAGCCTGGCGAGCCAGCCTGGCACCTGGGCTGGATCGACTGGCGTAAGCAGCATTTGCCGCTGATCGGTTTCGAGGCTGCCTGTGGAGGTGAGACGCCGTGTGGCGAACGGGCGCGTATCGTGGTGCTGAACGCGCTAGGCGACACCGGGCTGCGTTACCTGGCGGTGCTGCTGCAGGACATTCCGCGTTCATGCAAGCTCGACAGCCAGCTCAATTATGTGGATGTGGCGCTGGGCAGCCTGGAACTTGCGGCGGTGCAAGTGGGCGAGCAGGTGGCGCGGGTGCCGGACCTGGTGGCATTGGAACGGCTGGTGCGTGACGCGGATCTGCAACCTGATTCTGGATAA
- the trhA gene encoding PAQR family membrane homeostasis protein TrhA, which produces MYYGERFNAWTHLVGAILACIGAIWLIVVAGLQGDPWKIVSFSIYGGTLLLLYSISTLYHSTRGRAKVIMRKLDHLSIYLLIAGSYTPFCLVSLRGPWGWSLFGVVWGLAVIGMLQEIKPRSEARILSIIIYAVMGWFVLVAVKPLLHSLGTAGFAWLAAGGVFYTVGIIFFAFDSRFRHWHGIWHLFVIAGSLMHFVAVSLYVR; this is translated from the coding sequence ATGTATTACGGTGAACGCTTCAACGCCTGGACCCACCTGGTCGGTGCCATTCTGGCCTGCATCGGTGCCATCTGGCTGATCGTCGTCGCGGGCTTGCAGGGCGACCCCTGGAAGATCGTGAGTTTCTCCATCTATGGCGGCACGCTGCTGCTGCTCTACAGTATCTCGACCCTCTACCACAGCACACGCGGGCGGGCGAAGGTGATCATGCGCAAGCTCGATCACCTGTCGATCTACTTGCTGATTGCCGGCAGCTACACCCCATTCTGCCTGGTCAGCCTGCGCGGGCCCTGGGGCTGGAGCCTGTTCGGGGTGGTCTGGGGGCTGGCGGTGATCGGCATGCTGCAGGAGATCAAGCCGCGCTCCGAGGCGCGGATCCTGTCGATCATCATCTATGCGGTGATGGGCTGGTTCGTCCTGGTGGCGGTCAAGCCGCTGCTGCACAGCCTGGGCACCGCCGGCTTCGCCTGGTTGGCGGCCGGCGGGGTGTTCTACACCGTGGGCATCATCTTCTTCGCTTTCGACAGCCGTTTCCGCCACTGGCATGGCATCTGGCACCTGTTCGTGATTGCCGGCAGCCTGATGCACTTCGTGGCGGTGTCGCTGTACGTGCGTTAG
- a CDS encoding Hpt domain-containing protein, with translation MAVAAVSPERHETVALAWTKAAILDCLGQARQALERFAGEPGELSMLAFVVDNLHQVHGCLRMLELRGATHLAEELELFARALAEGQVSPRGDCLGALFRGLEQLPSYLERLRGARHDLPLVMLPLLNQLRACRGVEPLAQASLISGTAQRFAGADDLANLDLSLGNWREQMQAGPGRDALRSVVSALCDDLMRIKERLDQFVRGDRQHSEQSEALLAPLRHVADTLAVLGFQQPRRVIIDQVLALQALAPGAGSVDDAVLMDVAGALLYVEATLNGMVGPLEENGQGGLPGSDLAEIRQLVLSESLAVLQQAKDLIGDCLESDWPRQRLQPLPGLLQQVRGALAMLMLAGPADVFAGCASYVQRWLQHLDVEPPADELAHLADALSAAECYLQWRVADPLADGQPFIHMARTSLAALGVACVVSETGFGLEGNGDGIDDELREVFLDEAGELLPEIERHWLRWRADNQQRDALLEVRRALHTLKGSGRMVHAEAVAELAWGAEHLLNRMLEGRIVLTPEGVVALQQVFVHLPDLLADFAAGQLPQLTEIEQLSGHLHALAENDAPPAADIDGLDPQLLDIFRSEAHGHLASLEAFLQSADGPDTPVSDSLQRALHTLKGSAAMAGVMPVAELATAFDRLAREYKGHQLPLQVAEIEWLEAGRSLFHLGLAQLDSTPLAAIPGAAELIEQVGQAVDVRLANLHDDPHHAHRSKRDPQLTASFLAQAMDILLDAESLLSRWQEQPGQRQALETLLDELTSLGHAAHLADLWQMDDVCEALLDVYGAVEEGSLAADPRFFATAQAGHEALLDMLDEVAAGQEISPRPALIDSLRNLLAQALAPDATGLVGIDTVTPLHPDMDLGLGLSRNLLLPPAGELPAEEPESPGDKELLEVFLEESSDIVESAAAALARWQADPRNSVEVENLLRDLHTLKGGARMVEIAAIGDLAHELEFLYELLAAGRLPPSPPLFALLQNCHDRLAHMLDAVRLGQPLHAATALIDYIRNFSSAALTDSAAGQGPLEAAALEAPTAAPERVPGDMVKVDAELLDDLGNLAGEHSVIRGRIEQQVNDAQFTLNEMETTLERMRDQLLRLDVETQGRISSRQAFEGDAYDDFDPLEMDRHSQLQQLSRALFESASDLLDLKETLAQRAQEAYSLLQQQARVNSQLQEGLTATLMVPFERLVPRLQRVVRQVASELGKQVELVVGNAEGELDRSVLERMVAPLEHMLRNAVDHGLESREARLAAGKPEHGTIHLNLLHEGADIVIEMTDDGAGVPLEAVRRKAIKRGLLDPQAQLSDHEVLQFILRPGFSTAEKITQISGRGLGMDVVHEEVKQLGGSMTIESAQGKGARFLIRLPFTVSINRALMVHMGEDQYAIPLNTIEGIVRVPPAELAACYQLDAPRYVYAGHVYDLRYLGELLQGLPRPSLLGQSVPLPVLLVHSQEQSFAIQADSLSPSREIVVKSLGPQFAAVAGLSGATLLGDGRVVLILDLLGQLRGQQRRLARLPGGGDAQRQLFGPSPRRSLLVMVVDDSVTVRKVTTRLLERHGMSVLTAKDGVDAMAQLEEHRPDVLLLDIEMPRMDGFEVATRIRRDERLKGLPIIMITSRTGQKHRDRAMAIGVNEYLGKPYQESVLLQSIAHWSQAHA, from the coding sequence ATGGCTGTTGCCGCTGTAAGTCCCGAACGCCACGAAACGGTGGCGCTGGCCTGGACCAAGGCCGCCATCCTCGATTGCCTGGGCCAGGCGCGACAGGCCCTGGAGCGCTTTGCTGGCGAACCGGGCGAGCTCTCCATGCTGGCGTTCGTGGTCGACAACCTGCACCAGGTGCACGGTTGCCTGCGCATGCTCGAATTGCGCGGGGCGACGCACCTGGCGGAAGAACTGGAGCTGTTCGCCAGGGCCTTGGCCGAGGGCCAGGTCAGCCCCCGGGGTGACTGCTTGGGGGCGCTGTTCCGGGGCCTGGAGCAACTGCCCTCCTACCTGGAGCGGCTGCGCGGCGCGCGCCACGACCTGCCGTTGGTGATGCTGCCGTTGCTCAACCAGCTTCGCGCCTGCCGAGGCGTGGAACCCTTGGCCCAGGCCAGCCTCATCAGTGGCACTGCCCAGCGCTTTGCCGGCGCCGATGACCTGGCCAACCTTGACCTGTCGCTGGGCAACTGGCGGGAGCAGATGCAGGCCGGGCCCGGCCGTGACGCCTTGCGGTCGGTGGTGAGCGCGCTGTGCGACGACCTGATGCGCATCAAGGAACGCCTGGACCAGTTCGTGCGCGGCGATCGCCAGCACAGTGAACAGTCGGAAGCCTTGCTCGCACCCTTGCGCCATGTCGCCGATACCCTGGCGGTACTCGGCTTCCAGCAGCCTCGGCGGGTGATCATCGATCAAGTGCTGGCGCTGCAGGCCTTGGCCCCCGGCGCAGGCTCGGTGGATGACGCGGTGTTGATGGATGTGGCGGGCGCGCTGTTGTACGTGGAGGCGACCCTCAATGGCATGGTCGGCCCGTTGGAAGAAAACGGGCAGGGCGGCCTGCCCGGCTCGGACCTGGCCGAGATCCGCCAGTTGGTGCTGAGCGAGTCGCTGGCGGTCTTGCAGCAGGCCAAGGACTTGATCGGTGATTGCCTGGAATCCGACTGGCCCCGGCAACGCCTGCAACCGTTGCCGGGGCTGCTGCAGCAAGTGCGCGGGGCGTTGGCGATGTTGATGCTGGCGGGCCCTGCCGATGTGTTTGCCGGGTGCGCGAGCTACGTGCAGCGCTGGTTGCAGCACCTGGATGTCGAGCCACCGGCCGATGAGCTGGCACACCTGGCCGACGCCCTGAGCGCCGCCGAGTGCTACCTGCAATGGCGGGTGGCCGACCCGCTGGCCGATGGCCAGCCCTTCATCCACATGGCGCGTACCAGCCTGGCGGCGCTGGGCGTGGCGTGCGTGGTCAGCGAAACCGGCTTTGGCCTGGAAGGCAATGGCGATGGCATCGACGACGAGCTGCGCGAAGTGTTCCTCGACGAGGCCGGTGAGCTGCTGCCGGAAATCGAACGCCACTGGTTGCGCTGGCGCGCCGACAACCAGCAGCGTGATGCCTTGCTCGAGGTACGCCGCGCGCTGCATACGCTCAAGGGCAGTGGCCGGATGGTTCATGCCGAGGCGGTGGCCGAACTGGCCTGGGGCGCCGAGCACCTGCTCAACCGGATGCTCGAAGGCCGTATCGTGCTCACCCCGGAAGGCGTGGTGGCCTTGCAGCAAGTGTTTGTGCACCTGCCTGACCTGTTGGCTGACTTCGCCGCCGGGCAGCTGCCGCAACTGACCGAAATCGAGCAACTGTCCGGGCATCTGCATGCCCTGGCCGAAAACGATGCGCCGCCCGCCGCTGACATCGATGGCCTCGACCCGCAATTGCTGGACATCTTCCGCAGCGAGGCACACGGCCACCTGGCCAGCCTCGAGGCATTTCTGCAGAGCGCCGACGGCCCCGACACGCCCGTCAGCGATAGCCTGCAACGCGCCCTGCACACGCTCAAGGGCAGCGCTGCCATGGCCGGCGTAATGCCGGTCGCCGAGCTTGCCACTGCCTTCGACCGCCTGGCGCGTGAGTACAAGGGCCATCAGTTGCCCCTGCAAGTGGCCGAAATCGAATGGCTGGAGGCCGGGCGTTCACTGTTCCACCTAGGCCTTGCGCAACTGGACAGCACACCACTGGCGGCCATCCCGGGTGCCGCCGAGTTGATCGAGCAGGTCGGCCAGGCGGTGGATGTGCGCCTGGCCAACCTGCATGACGACCCCCATCATGCACACCGCAGCAAGCGCGACCCGCAACTGACCGCCAGTTTCCTGGCCCAGGCCATGGACATTCTGCTCGACGCCGAGTCATTGCTATCGCGCTGGCAGGAGCAGCCGGGCCAACGCCAGGCGCTGGAGACCCTGCTCGATGAACTGACCAGCCTCGGCCATGCTGCGCATCTGGCCGACCTGTGGCAGATGGACGACGTCTGCGAGGCCCTGCTCGACGTCTATGGCGCCGTGGAAGAGGGTAGCCTGGCGGCCGACCCACGCTTTTTCGCCACGGCGCAGGCAGGCCATGAAGCGCTGCTCGACATGCTCGACGAGGTAGCCGCAGGCCAGGAAATTTCGCCCAGACCTGCGCTGATCGACAGTTTGCGCAACCTGCTGGCACAGGCCTTGGCACCCGATGCCACGGGCCTTGTGGGCATCGATACGGTCACGCCGCTGCATCCGGACATGGACCTTGGCCTGGGGCTGTCGCGCAATCTGTTGCTGCCACCTGCGGGCGAGTTGCCGGCCGAGGAACCTGAGAGCCCAGGGGACAAGGAACTGCTGGAAGTCTTCCTGGAAGAAAGCTCGGACATTGTCGAGAGCGCCGCCGCCGCCCTGGCACGCTGGCAGGCTGACCCGCGCAACAGCGTCGAGGTGGAAAACCTGCTGCGCGACCTGCACACCCTAAAAGGGGGCGCGCGCATGGTCGAGATTGCCGCCATTGGCGATCTGGCCCACGAACTGGAATTTCTATACGAACTGCTCGCCGCAGGCCGCCTGCCGCCGAGCCCGCCGCTGTTTGCGCTGTTGCAGAATTGCCACGACCGCCTGGCGCATATGCTCGATGCCGTGCGCCTGGGGCAGCCCCTGCATGCTGCCACGGCACTGATCGACTACATCCGTAACTTCAGCAGTGCTGCACTGACCGACAGTGCGGCGGGCCAGGGGCCGCTGGAGGCAGCGGCGCTTGAGGCGCCTACTGCGGCTCCGGAGCGGGTGCCGGGCGACATGGTCAAGGTCGATGCCGAGCTGCTCGACGACCTGGGCAACCTGGCCGGTGAGCACTCGGTCATCCGTGGTCGCATCGAGCAGCAGGTCAACGATGCCCAGTTCACCCTCAACGAAATGGAAACCACCCTGGAGCGCATGCGCGACCAGCTGCTGCGCCTGGATGTCGAGACCCAGGGGCGGATCTCCAGCCGGCAGGCATTCGAGGGTGACGCATACGACGATTTCGACCCGCTGGAAATGGACCGCCACTCGCAGTTGCAGCAGTTGTCGCGGGCGCTGTTCGAGTCGGCATCCGACCTGCTCGACCTGAAGGAGACCCTGGCTCAGCGGGCGCAGGAGGCCTATAGCCTGTTGCAGCAGCAAGCGCGGGTGAACAGCCAGTTGCAGGAGGGCCTGACCGCGACCCTGATGGTGCCGTTCGAACGGCTGGTACCGCGCTTGCAACGGGTGGTGCGACAGGTTGCCAGCGAGCTGGGCAAGCAGGTCGAGCTGGTGGTTGGCAACGCCGAAGGTGAGCTGGACCGCAGCGTGCTCGAACGCATGGTGGCGCCACTGGAGCACATGCTGCGCAACGCCGTCGACCATGGCCTGGAAAGCCGCGAAGCGCGCCTGGCTGCGGGCAAGCCCGAACACGGCACGATTCACCTGAACCTGCTGCACGAGGGCGCCGACATTGTCATCGAGATGACTGACGATGGTGCCGGCGTGCCGCTGGAGGCGGTGCGGCGCAAGGCGATCAAGCGCGGCCTGCTGGACCCGCAAGCGCAGTTGAGCGATCACGAGGTCTTGCAGTTCATTTTGCGCCCCGGTTTCTCCACCGCCGAGAAAATCACTCAGATCTCCGGGCGAGGCCTGGGCATGGACGTGGTGCACGAAGAGGTCAAGCAGTTGGGCGGCTCGATGACCATCGAGTCGGCCCAGGGCAAAGGTGCGCGCTTTTTGATCCGCCTGCCGTTCACCGTGTCGATCAACCGCGCGTTGATGGTGCACATGGGCGAGGATCAATACGCGATCCCGCTCAATACCATCGAAGGCATTGTCCGCGTGCCGCCTGCAGAACTGGCCGCCTGCTACCAACTGGATGCACCTCGTTATGTCTACGCGGGCCACGTGTACGACTTGCGCTACCTGGGTGAACTGCTGCAAGGCCTGCCACGGCCCAGCCTGCTGGGTCAGAGCGTACCGCTGCCGGTGCTGCTGGTGCATTCCCAGGAGCAGTCGTTCGCCATTCAGGCCGATAGCCTGTCGCCCAGCCGCGAGATCGTGGTGAAGAGCCTGGGGCCACAATTTGCCGCCGTCGCCGGGCTGTCTGGGGCGACCTTGCTGGGTGATGGCCGGGTGGTGCTGATTCTCGACCTGCTTGGCCAGTTGCGAGGCCAGCAAAGGCGCCTGGCGCGCCTGCCGGGAGGGGGCGACGCGCAGCGCCAGCTGTTCGGCCCGTCGCCGCGACGGTCACTGCTGGTCATGGTGGTGGATGACTCGGTGACCGTGCGCAAGGTCACCACCCGGCTACTGGAGCGACACGGCATGAGCGTGCTGACGGCCAAGGACGGGGTCGATGCCATGGCGCAGCTGGAAGAACATCGCCCCGATGTATTGCTGCTGGACATCGAGATGCCACGCATGGACGGTTTCGAGGTGGCCACGCGCATACGCCGTGACGAGCGCCTGAAGGGCCTGCCGATCATCATGATTACCTCCCGCACCGGGCAGAAGCACCGTGATCGTGCGATGGCCATCGGTGTCAACGAGTACCTGGGCAAGCCTTATCAGGAGTCCGTCCTGCTGCAGAGCATCGCCCACTGGAGCCAGGCCCATGCTTGA
- a CDS encoding chemotaxis protein CheW, with amino-acid sequence MTTRPQGASLTAFELLLDIDRRCRLLVADQPLQDTRLQQWSGIGFRIAGQWFVAPMGEVAEVLREPRSSRVPGVQPWVCGVANLRGRLLPVMDLSSFFGLGPAAPGKQRRVLVLDHEDLFVGLLVDEVLGLQHFALSSLELSPPQPLIRAAARFVQGHFPRERNWAIFSPFALAQAPGFLDVAL; translated from the coding sequence TTGACCACCCGCCCCCAGGGCGCGTCTTTGACCGCCTTTGAGTTGCTGCTGGACATCGACCGGCGCTGCCGCCTGCTGGTGGCGGACCAGCCGCTGCAGGACACCCGCCTGCAACAGTGGAGCGGGATCGGTTTTCGCATCGCCGGGCAATGGTTCGTCGCGCCCATGGGCGAAGTCGCCGAAGTGCTGCGCGAACCCCGCAGCAGCCGTGTTCCAGGGGTGCAGCCCTGGGTCTGTGGGGTCGCCAACCTGCGCGGGCGGTTGCTGCCGGTGATGGACCTGAGCAGCTTCTTCGGGCTCGGCCCGGCAGCCCCCGGCAAGCAGCGACGGGTGCTGGTGCTGGACCATGAGGACCTGTTCGTCGGCCTGCTGGTGGACGAGGTACTGGGGCTGCAGCACTTTGCCCTGAGCAGCCTGGAACTGTCACCGCCGCAGCCCCTGATCCGCGCTGCTGCACGCTTCGTGCAGGGGCATTTCCCGCGTGAACGCAATTGGGCGATTTTCAGCCCCTTCGCCCTGGCCCAGGCGCCGGGCTTTCTCGATGTGGCGTTATAG
- a CDS encoding 16S rRNA (uracil(1498)-N(3))-methyltransferase, whose protein sequence is MRLSRFFIDAPLSIGEHDLPEAQAHYIGRVLRMAPGDAVQLFDGSGQEYLGQLLEVGKKTVRVSLDQALAGQAESPLHIHLGQGLSRGERMDWAIQKATELGANEITPIVSERCEVRLKDERADKRLAHWRQVAISACEQCGRSSLPVIHPPVTLADWIKGSDADLKLVLHPVAEPLTSHDKPARLAFLIGPEGGLSDAEVEQAKAADFHAARLGPRVLRTETAPVVALSVAQQLWGDFS, encoded by the coding sequence ATGAGACTGTCCCGCTTCTTCATCGACGCCCCCCTGAGCATCGGCGAGCACGACCTGCCCGAAGCCCAAGCCCACTACATCGGCCGCGTATTGCGCATGGCCCCCGGTGACGCCGTGCAGCTGTTCGACGGCAGCGGCCAGGAATACCTCGGCCAGTTGCTCGAAGTGGGCAAGAAAACCGTGCGCGTCAGCCTCGATCAGGCCCTGGCCGGTCAAGCCGAATCGCCCTTGCACATCCACCTGGGCCAAGGCCTTTCGCGCGGCGAGCGCATGGACTGGGCGATCCAGAAGGCCACCGAACTGGGCGCCAACGAGATTACCCCGATCGTCAGCGAGCGCTGCGAAGTGCGCTTGAAGGATGAGCGCGCCGACAAACGTTTGGCGCACTGGCGCCAGGTGGCGATCAGCGCCTGCGAACAGTGCGGCCGCTCCAGCTTGCCGGTGATCCACCCGCCAGTCACCCTGGCCGACTGGATCAAAGGCAGCGATGCCGACCTCAAGCTGGTGCTACACCCAGTCGCCGAGCCGCTGACCAGCCATGACAAGCCGGCCCGCCTAGCCTTCCTCATCGGCCCCGAAGGCGGCCTGAGCGATGCTGAGGTCGAGCAGGCCAAAGCTGCCGACTTCCACGCCGCCCGCCTTGGCCCGCGCGTGCTGCGCACCGAGACAGCGCCAGTCGTTGCGCTTTCGGTGGCACAGCAGCTGTGGGGCGATTTCTCGTAA
- a CDS encoding methyl-accepting chemotaxis protein: MAPRTRSIAQITVLFLVLILSIILLFANFAYLSTQSNYDKQYIGHAGELRVLSQRIAKNATEAAAGKALAFKLLSDARNDFERRWSYLREGDKSTGLPAAPATMRDEMEAVRQDWENLRKNTDTILASEQTVLSLHQVAATLAETVPQLQVEYEKVVEILLQSGAPANQVVVAQRQLLLAERILGSVNTVLAGDDTAAQAADAFGRDAGRFGQVLEGMLDGNPTIQVTRVEDADARARLAEIAELFQFVAGSVDEILETSPELFRVREAAGNIFSLSQTLLDEASHLANGFENLAGGRTLDTVGGYALGLLALASIILIGLVMVRTTNRQLRETAEKNERNQQAIMRLLDEIEELADGDLTVTVSVTEDFTGAIADSINYSVDQLRDLVGTINHSAVQVAAAVQDTQNTARQLAKASEHQAAQISEASEAVGDMVESIDRVSAHAYESAKVAERSVAIANKGNEVVHNTINGMDNIREQIQDTAKRIKRLGESSQEIGDIVSLIDDIADQTNILALNAAIQASLAGEAGRGFAVVADEVQRLAERSSSATRQIEALVRTIQADTNEAVISMEQTTAEVVRGARLAQDAGVALAEIEGVSQTLAELIHSISDAAQLQTSSAGQISHTMAVIQQITAQTSAGSGATADSIHHLARMASEMRRSVSGFTLPAPAEPR; encoded by the coding sequence ATGGCTCCGCGCACGCGCAGCATCGCGCAGATCACTGTGCTGTTTCTGGTGCTGATTCTGTCGATCATTTTGCTGTTCGCCAATTTCGCCTACCTGAGCACCCAGTCCAACTACGACAAACAGTACATCGGCCATGCTGGCGAGCTTCGCGTGCTGTCCCAGCGCATCGCCAAGAACGCCACCGAGGCCGCGGCAGGCAAGGCCTTGGCGTTCAAGTTGCTGTCGGATGCGCGCAACGATTTCGAACGGCGCTGGAGCTACCTGCGCGAAGGTGACAAATCCACCGGCCTGCCCGCGGCGCCGGCCACGATGCGCGATGAAATGGAAGCGGTCCGCCAAGACTGGGAGAACCTGCGCAAGAACACCGATACCATTCTTGCCAGCGAACAGACGGTGCTGTCCCTGCATCAGGTGGCCGCGACCCTGGCCGAGACCGTGCCGCAACTGCAGGTCGAATACGAAAAAGTGGTCGAGATCCTGCTGCAGAGCGGCGCCCCGGCCAACCAGGTGGTGGTGGCCCAGCGTCAGCTGTTGTTGGCCGAACGTATCCTCGGTTCGGTCAATACGGTGCTGGCCGGTGACGACACCGCCGCCCAGGCGGCCGATGCCTTTGGCCGCGATGCCGGGCGTTTTGGCCAGGTGCTCGAGGGCATGCTCGACGGCAATCCGACGATCCAGGTCACCCGTGTCGAGGACGCCGATGCCCGGGCGCGGCTGGCCGAAATCGCCGAGCTGTTCCAGTTCGTGGCAGGCTCGGTGGACGAAATCCTCGAAACCTCACCTGAACTGTTCCGCGTACGGGAAGCGGCGGGCAACATCTTCAGCCTGTCGCAGACCCTGCTCGACGAGGCCTCGCACCTGGCCAACGGGTTTGAGAACCTGGCCGGCGGGCGCACCCTCGATACCGTCGGCGGCTATGCCCTGGGCCTGCTGGCGCTGGCGTCGATCATTCTCATCGGCCTGGTCATGGTGCGCACCACCAACCGGCAACTGCGCGAGACCGCGGAAAAGAACGAACGCAACCAGCAGGCGATCATGCGCCTGCTCGACGAAATCGAAGAGCTGGCCGATGGCGACCTGACCGTGACCGTGTCGGTCACCGAGGACTTCACTGGTGCCATCGCCGACTCGATCAACTATTCCGTCGATCAACTGCGCGATCTGGTTGGCACCATCAACCACAGCGCCGTGCAGGTGGCGGCTGCCGTACAGGACACGCAGAACACTGCCCGCCAGTTGGCCAAGGCGTCCGAGCACCAGGCCGCGCAGATCAGCGAGGCGTCCGAGGCGGTGGGCGACATGGTCGAATCGATCGACCGGGTTTCGGCGCATGCGTATGAGTCGGCCAAGGTGGCCGAGCGCTCGGTGGCGATTGCCAACAAGGGCAACGAGGTGGTGCACAACACCATCAACGGCATGGACAACATTCGCGAGCAGATCCAGGACACCGCCAAGCGGATCAAGCGCCTGGGCGAGTCTTCCCAGGAGATCGGCGACATCGTCAGTTTGATCGACGACATTGCCGACCAGACCAACATCCTCGCCCTGAACGCGGCGATCCAGGCCTCGCTGGCCGGTGAAGCCGGGCGTGGTTTTGCGGTAGTGGCCGACGAGGTGCAGCGCCTGGCCGAACGTTCGTCGTCGGCCACGCGGCAGATCGAGGCGCTGGTACGGACCATTCAGGCCGATACCAACGAGGCGGTGATTTCCATGGAGCAGACCACCGCCGAAGTGGTGCGCGGCGCGCGCCTGGCCCAGGATGCCGGGGTGGCGCTGGCGGAAATCGAAGGGGTGTCGCAGACCTTGGCCGAGCTGATCCACAGTATTTCTGACGCGGCCCAGCTGCAGACCTCTTCTGCCGGGCAGATTTCCCACACCATGGCGGTCATCCAGCAGATCACCGCGCAGACGTCTGCCGGCTCCGGCGCCACCGCCGACAGTATCCACCACTTGGCACGCATGGCCAGCGAGATGCGCCGGTCTGTTTCTGGTTTCACCCTGCCGGCACCCGCCGAGCCGCGCTGA